In a single window of the Streptomyces sp. NBC_00094 genome:
- the hemE gene encoding uroporphyrinogen decarboxylase, with amino-acid sequence MSANDRPQGQQTKQQSRTHDSAFLKACRREPVPHTPVWFMRQAGRSLPEYLKVREGIPMLESCMRPELVTEITLQPVRRHKVDAAIYFSDIVVPLKAIGLDLDIKPGVGPVVADPIRTRADLARLRDLTPEDVHYVTEAIGMLTAELGDTPLIGFAGAPFTLASYLVEGGPSRSHERTKAMMYGDPQLWADLLDRLAEITSAFLKVQIEAGASAVQLFDSWVGALAPADYRRSVMPASVKVFDAVAGYGVPRIHFGVGTGELLGLMGEAGADVVGVDWRVPLDEAARRVGPGKALQGNLDPAVLFASREVVEAKTDEVLAAAKGLEGHVFNLGHGVMPSMDPDALSRLVEYVHTRTAV; translated from the coding sequence GTGAGTGCCAATGACCGCCCGCAGGGCCAGCAGACGAAGCAGCAGTCGCGGACGCACGACTCCGCGTTCCTCAAGGCATGCCGGCGCGAGCCCGTGCCGCACACCCCTGTCTGGTTCATGCGGCAGGCGGGGCGCTCCCTCCCCGAGTACCTGAAGGTCCGCGAGGGCATCCCCATGCTCGAGTCGTGCATGCGACCCGAGCTGGTCACCGAGATCACGCTGCAGCCGGTGCGCCGCCACAAGGTCGACGCGGCGATCTACTTCAGCGACATCGTCGTGCCGCTCAAGGCCATCGGCCTGGACCTCGACATCAAGCCCGGCGTCGGCCCGGTCGTCGCCGACCCGATCCGTACCCGCGCCGACCTGGCCCGGCTGCGCGACCTGACCCCCGAGGACGTCCACTACGTCACCGAGGCCATCGGGATGCTCACCGCCGAGCTGGGCGACACCCCGCTCATCGGCTTCGCCGGCGCGCCTTTCACCCTCGCGAGCTACCTCGTCGAGGGCGGCCCGTCGCGCAGTCACGAGCGCACCAAGGCGATGATGTACGGCGACCCGCAGCTCTGGGCCGACCTGCTCGACCGCCTCGCCGAGATCACCTCGGCCTTCCTCAAGGTGCAGATCGAGGCCGGCGCCTCCGCCGTGCAGCTCTTCGACTCCTGGGTGGGCGCCCTCGCCCCGGCCGACTACCGCCGCTCGGTGATGCCGGCCTCCGTGAAGGTCTTCGACGCGGTCGCCGGTTACGGCGTGCCCCGCATCCACTTCGGCGTGGGTACGGGCGAGCTGCTCGGCCTCATGGGCGAGGCGGGCGCGGACGTCGTCGGCGTCGACTGGCGCGTCCCGCTCGACGAGGCCGCCCGCCGCGTCGGCCCCGGCAAGGCGCTCCAGGGCAACCTGGACCCCGCCGTGCTCTTCGCCTCGCGCGAGGTCGTGGAGGCCAAGACGGACGAGGTCCTGGCCGCCGCGAAGGGCCTGGAGGGGCATGTCTTCAACCTGGGTCACGGCGTGATGCCGTCGATGGACCCGGACGCCCTGAGCCGCCTCGTCGAGTACGTGCACACGCGGACGGCCGTCTGA
- a CDS encoding ribonuclease D, which produces MTDAQETAADTALRTTGGGPPDDDVPANGLPIPLLEPREGIPPVVETEEALAEVIAAFAAGSGPVAVDAERASGYRYGQRAYLVQLRREGAGTALIDPVGCPDLSGLGEALAGTEWILHAATQDLPCLRDIGMLPTSLFDTELAGRLAGFPRVGLGAMVESVLGYALEKGHSAVDWSTRPLPEPWLRYAALDVELLVDLRDALEKELDRQGKLDWAHQEFDAIASAPPAPPRKDPWRRTSGMHKVRRRRQMAVVRELWTARDKIAQRRDVSPGKVLSDTAIVEAALAVPVTVTALTALPGFGNRMGRRQLEQWQAAVDRARALPENELPQPGQQIAGPPPPRAWADKDPVAAARLSAARASVSALAEELNLPQENLITPDTVRRVCWEPPAPATPETVAAALSGYGARAWQVELVTPLLLEALAATA; this is translated from the coding sequence GTGACCGACGCCCAAGAGACCGCAGCAGACACAGCACTGCGCACCACCGGGGGCGGCCCCCCGGACGACGATGTCCCTGCGAATGGGCTTCCGATCCCGTTGCTGGAGCCCCGCGAGGGGATTCCGCCCGTCGTCGAGACGGAGGAAGCCCTCGCCGAGGTGATCGCCGCCTTCGCCGCCGGGAGCGGCCCGGTGGCCGTCGACGCCGAGCGCGCCTCCGGCTACCGCTACGGGCAGCGCGCCTACCTCGTCCAGCTCCGGCGCGAGGGCGCGGGCACCGCGCTCATCGACCCCGTGGGCTGCCCCGACCTCTCGGGGCTCGGCGAGGCGCTCGCCGGGACCGAGTGGATCCTCCACGCGGCGACCCAGGACCTTCCGTGCCTGCGTGACATAGGCATGCTCCCGACCTCGCTCTTCGACACCGAGCTGGCAGGACGGCTCGCGGGCTTCCCGCGCGTCGGCCTCGGCGCGATGGTCGAGTCCGTACTCGGCTACGCCCTGGAGAAGGGCCACTCCGCCGTGGACTGGTCCACCCGCCCGCTGCCCGAGCCCTGGCTCCGGTACGCGGCCCTCGACGTCGAACTCCTCGTCGACCTGCGCGACGCGCTGGAGAAGGAGCTCGACCGGCAGGGGAAGCTGGACTGGGCGCACCAGGAGTTCGACGCGATCGCCTCCGCGCCGCCCGCCCCGCCGCGCAAGGACCCGTGGCGCCGCACCTCCGGGATGCACAAGGTGCGCCGCCGCCGCCAGATGGCGGTCGTACGGGAGCTGTGGACGGCCCGCGACAAGATCGCCCAGCGGCGGGACGTCTCCCCCGGCAAGGTGCTGAGCGACACGGCGATCGTGGAGGCGGCGCTCGCGGTCCCGGTGACCGTGACCGCGCTGACGGCGCTGCCCGGCTTCGGCAACCGGATGGGCCGCCGTCAGCTGGAGCAGTGGCAGGCCGCGGTGGACCGGGCCCGGGCCCTCCCGGAGAACGAGCTGCCCCAGCCCGGCCAGCAGATCGCGGGCCCGCCCCCGCCGCGCGCCTGGGCGGACAAGGACCCGGTCGCGGCGGCCCGCCTCTCGGCCGCCCGTGCCTCGGTCTCGGCACTCGCGGAGGAGCTGAACCTGCCGCAGGAGAACCTGATCACCCCGGACACGGTGCGCCGGGTCTGCTGGGAACCGCCGGCGCCGGCGACCCCGGAAACGGTGGCCGCCGCCCTGAGCGGGTACGGCGCCCGCGCGTGGCAGGTCGAACTGGTGACCCCGCTCCTGCTGGAGGCCCTCGCCGCGACGGCGTGA
- a CDS encoding alpha/beta fold hydrolase, with protein sequence MPIITQDLKVPHTSTVPANKNDPVELIVRERDGTPLGLLPERKAVLMLHGRSVPVLAGFDLQHTSYGWAEHLAKAGYDVFMMDLQGSGRSPRPKMDDPHNANPANQNLLKPRPPGFTPGPVNYAFQLNNSNSDRDELHTVVEYIRKERQVDKVAFIGWSAAAFTMGPYAVNNPGKVESLFLLAPIFPPKGTSTPPSMLPKPGFPMFLATRWGLESGWNTELACEDQREPGMVERVWAAMMENDAKGSTWGPPEGLNRIRNFVRWGWNETTASQGGVLGGGVPVLMVYGDHDTQVNTSPPNSDPELNFSVPALYDAVAGSHKLMVKLACAGHSVVWEMQHKNVHNLSKHWLKHLKVDGKTQGVFDMDTAGNLSPVP encoded by the coding sequence ATGCCGATCATCACGCAGGACCTCAAGGTCCCCCACACGTCCACCGTCCCCGCGAACAAGAACGACCCCGTCGAGCTCATCGTGCGCGAGCGGGACGGCACGCCCCTGGGGCTCCTCCCGGAGCGCAAGGCCGTTCTGATGCTGCACGGCCGGAGCGTTCCGGTGCTTGCCGGCTTCGATCTCCAGCACACCTCCTACGGCTGGGCGGAGCACCTGGCCAAGGCCGGCTACGACGTCTTCATGATGGACCTCCAGGGCTCCGGACGGTCGCCGCGTCCCAAGATGGACGACCCGCACAATGCCAACCCCGCCAACCAGAACCTCCTGAAGCCGAGGCCGCCGGGCTTCACCCCGGGCCCCGTGAACTACGCGTTCCAGCTGAACAACTCGAACAGCGACCGGGACGAGCTCCACACCGTCGTGGAGTACATCCGCAAGGAGCGCCAGGTGGACAAGGTCGCGTTCATCGGCTGGTCCGCAGCGGCGTTCACCATGGGGCCGTACGCGGTGAACAACCCCGGCAAGGTGGAGAGCCTGTTCCTGCTGGCGCCGATCTTCCCGCCCAAGGGCACGTCGACCCCGCCGAGCATGCTGCCGAAGCCGGGCTTCCCGATGTTCCTGGCCACGAGGTGGGGTCTTGAGTCGGGGTGGAACACGGAGCTGGCCTGCGAGGACCAGCGTGAACCCGGCATGGTCGAGAGGGTGTGGGCCGCGATGATGGAGAACGACGCGAAGGGAAGTACATGGGGGCCGCCGGAGGGCCTCAACCGGATCCGGAACTTCGTCCGGTGGGGCTGGAACGAGACGACCGCGTCCCAAGGCGGTGTCCTCGGCGGAGGCGTGCCCGTGCTGATGGTGTACGGGGACCACGACACCCAGGTGAACACGTCGCCGCCCAACTCCGACCCCGAGCTCAACTTCTCGGTCCCCGCGCTCTACGACGCCGTCGCGGGCTCGCACAAGCTGATGGTCAAACTGGCCTGCGCGGGGCATTCGGTGGTCTGGGAGATGCAGCACAAGAACGTGCACAACCTCTCGAAGCACTGGCTCAAGCACCTCAAGGTCGACGGCAAGACCCAGGGTGTCTTCGACATGGACACCGCCGGGAACCTCAGCCCGGTCCCGTAG
- a CDS encoding DUF3000 domain-containing protein translates to MAAAQGHFSDHSDGKRGTDETADSTETNPVPPAFRRAVEGLRSARLRSEIEIDPTRPPQRLAPYAYAVEAAVVDGEDDLADGRLVLLHEPDGHEAWKGTFRLVTLVRAELEPEMAADPLLPEVCWSWLTGALEARGLSYGEASGTVTMAGSHYFGGLADRRPATQIEIRASWTPREGLGGVPDTGAHLAAWCDLLCQIAGLPPAQADPPAGPAGTVTGAGVVSLPQRRGPQQA, encoded by the coding sequence ATGGCTGCGGCTCAGGGACATTTTTCCGATCATTCCGACGGCAAGAGAGGGACGGACGAAACGGCGGACAGTACGGAGACGAATCCGGTGCCACCCGCCTTCCGGCGGGCGGTGGAGGGGCTGCGATCGGCGCGACTGCGGTCCGAGATCGAGATCGACCCGACCAGGCCCCCGCAGCGCCTGGCCCCTTACGCGTACGCGGTGGAGGCGGCCGTCGTGGACGGCGAGGACGATCTGGCGGACGGACGGCTCGTGCTGCTGCACGAGCCGGACGGGCACGAAGCATGGAAGGGCACGTTCCGGCTGGTGACGCTCGTCAGGGCGGAGCTGGAACCGGAGATGGCGGCGGACCCGCTGCTTCCCGAGGTGTGCTGGTCCTGGCTGACCGGGGCTCTCGAGGCACGCGGACTCTCGTACGGGGAGGCGAGTGGGACCGTCACCATGGCGGGCTCGCACTACTTCGGCGGGCTCGCGGACCGGAGGCCGGCGACCCAGATCGAGATCCGGGCCTCATGGACACCGCGCGAGGGGCTCGGCGGGGTCCCGGACACCGGCGCGCATCTGGCGGCCTGGTGCGATCTGCTCTGTCAGATCGCGGGGCTGCCTCCGGCGCAGGCCGATCCACCGGCGGGTCCTGCGGGGACGGTGACGGGCGCGGGGGTCGTCTCACTGCCCCAGCGACGGGGCCCCCAGCAGGCGTAG
- a CDS encoding response regulator transcription factor, whose protein sequence is MSVLLEQPASLVAYRPNKPTAMVVVADPRVRSTVTRHLWALGVRDVIEASSIAEARPRVGNPRDICVADVHLPDGSGLTLLSETRAAGWPNGLALSAADDIGAVRNALAGGVKGYVVTGTRTNIGHPTRPGAAPIGSAAARLGHRRPPGAPSHPGGYRELSGREVEVLRLVAEGQSNKAIGVSMGLSALTVKSHLARIARKLGTGDRAGMVAVALRTGIIH, encoded by the coding sequence GTGTCCGTTCTCCTCGAGCAGCCCGCAAGCCTGGTCGCCTACCGCCCGAACAAGCCGACGGCCATGGTCGTCGTGGCCGACCCGCGCGTCCGCTCCACCGTGACCCGCCACCTGTGGGCCCTCGGAGTACGTGACGTGATCGAGGCTTCGTCCATCGCGGAGGCCCGTCCCCGCGTCGGCAATCCACGCGACATCTGCGTTGCCGACGTCCACCTGCCCGACGGCAGCGGCCTGACCCTGCTGTCCGAGACCCGCGCCGCGGGCTGGCCCAACGGCCTCGCCCTCTCGGCCGCCGATGACATCGGCGCCGTACGCAACGCCCTGGCGGGCGGCGTGAAGGGCTATGTCGTCACCGGTACCCGCACCAACATCGGCCACCCGACCCGACCCGGAGCCGCACCCATCGGTTCCGCCGCCGCGCGTCTCGGCCACCGCCGCCCCCCGGGTGCCCCGAGTCACCCGGGCGGCTACCGCGAGCTCTCCGGCCGTGAGGTCGAGGTGCTCCGGCTCGTCGCGGAGGGCCAGTCGAACAAGGCGATCGGCGTCTCCATGGGGCTCTCCGCCCTCACCGTGAAGAGCCACCTCGCCCGCATCGCCCGCAAGCTGGGCACCGGCGACCGCGCCGGCATGGTCGCGGTGGCTCTGCGGACCGGAATCATCCACTGA
- a CDS encoding 3-hydroxyacyl-CoA dehydrogenase NAD-binding domain-containing protein, protein MSTTAELLKGAAELFPDEVVTSAHVRHFELPAGAGRFALITLDNGFDHTKPTTFGPQSLANLNTAIDQVEAEAANGEIVGVGITGKPFIFAVGADLKGVELLKKHDEALAIGKGGHDVFKRLAALAVPTFAYYNGAAMGGGVEVGLHCTYRTVSKALPAFSLPEVFLGLVPGWGGCAILPNLIGAEKAVSVIIENSLNQNRQLKGKQVFELGIADALFEGADFLEQSLIWTASVLNGSVTVERPEIDRGEGWDQAVAKGRAIADSKVHGAAPAAYRALDIIEAAKDGDLQKGFDAEDQALADLIMGGELRSGIYAFNLVQKRGKRPAGAPDKSLARPVTKVGVVGAGLMASQLALLFLRRLEVPVVLTDIDQERVDKGVGYVHAEIEKLLGKGRINQDKANRLKGLVSGVLDKAAGFADADFIIEAVFEEMSVKQKVFAEVEAVAPAHAILATNTSSLSVSEMASKLQHPERVVGFHFFNPVAILPLLEIVRGEKTDEASLATAFGVAKKLKKTAVLTKDAPAFVVNRILTRFMGEIQNVIDEGTSVETAEKAIEPLGLPMSPLVLLELVGPAIGLHVSETLNRAFPERFTVSPNLKAVVEAGKRGFYVYKPENGFKPELDPEVAALLVQGDSVLTEEQVRDRVLDAVAQEIGLMLEEGVVAEAQDIDLCLITGAGWPFHLGGITPYLDREGVSERVNGKRFLAQGVASVPA, encoded by the coding sequence GTGAGCACCACCGCCGAGCTTCTGAAGGGCGCCGCGGAGCTCTTCCCCGACGAGGTCGTCACCAGCGCCCACGTGCGGCACTTCGAACTCCCCGCCGGTGCGGGTCGGTTCGCGCTGATCACGCTGGACAACGGCTTCGACCACACCAAGCCGACCACCTTCGGCCCGCAGTCCCTCGCCAACCTGAACACGGCGATCGACCAGGTCGAGGCCGAGGCCGCGAACGGTGAGATCGTCGGCGTCGGCATCACCGGCAAGCCGTTCATCTTCGCCGTCGGCGCCGACCTCAAGGGCGTCGAGCTGCTGAAGAAGCACGACGAGGCCCTCGCCATCGGCAAGGGCGGCCACGACGTCTTCAAGCGTCTCGCCGCGCTCGCCGTGCCGACCTTCGCGTACTACAACGGCGCGGCCATGGGCGGTGGCGTCGAGGTCGGTCTGCACTGCACCTACCGCACCGTGTCGAAGGCCCTGCCGGCCTTCTCGCTGCCCGAGGTCTTCCTCGGTCTGGTGCCCGGCTGGGGCGGCTGCGCGATCCTGCCGAACCTGATCGGCGCCGAGAAGGCCGTCTCGGTCATCATCGAGAACTCGCTGAACCAGAACCGTCAGCTCAAGGGCAAGCAGGTCTTCGAGCTCGGTATCGCCGACGCGCTGTTCGAGGGCGCGGACTTCCTGGAGCAGTCGCTGATCTGGACGGCCTCCGTCCTGAACGGCTCCGTGACCGTCGAGCGCCCCGAGATCGACCGTGGTGAGGGCTGGGACCAGGCCGTCGCCAAGGGCCGTGCCATCGCCGACTCCAAGGTGCACGGCGCCGCCCCGGCCGCCTACCGCGCCCTCGACATCATCGAGGCCGCCAAGGACGGGGACCTGCAGAAGGGCTTCGACGCCGAGGACCAGGCCCTCGCGGACCTGATCATGGGCGGCGAGCTGCGCTCCGGCATCTACGCCTTCAACCTGGTGCAGAAGCGCGGCAAGCGCCCCGCCGGCGCCCCGGACAAGTCGCTGGCCCGCCCGGTCACCAAGGTCGGCGTCGTCGGTGCCGGTCTGATGGCCTCCCAGCTGGCCCTGCTCTTCCTGCGCCGCCTGGAGGTGCCGGTCGTCCTGACCGACATCGACCAGGAGCGCGTCGACAAGGGCGTGGGCTACGTCCACGCCGAGATCGAGAAGCTGCTCGGCAAGGGCCGGATCAACCAGGACAAGGCCAACCGCCTCAAGGGCCTGGTCTCCGGTGTCCTCGACAAGGCCGCGGGCTTCGCGGACGCGGACTTCATCATCGAGGCCGTGTTCGAGGAGATGTCCGTCAAGCAGAAGGTGTTCGCGGAGGTCGAGGCGGTCGCCCCGGCGCACGCGATCCTCGCCACCAACACCTCCTCGCTGTCGGTCTCCGAGATGGCGTCGAAGCTCCAGCACCCGGAGCGCGTGGTCGGCTTCCACTTCTTCAACCCGGTCGCGATCCTCCCGCTCCTGGAGATCGTCCGTGGCGAGAAGACGGACGAGGCCTCCCTCGCCACCGCCTTCGGTGTGGCGAAGAAGCTCAAGAAGACCGCGGTCCTGACGAAGGACGCCCCGGCGTTCGTCGTGAACCGCATCCTGACCCGCTTCATGGGCGAGATCCAGAACGTCATCGACGAGGGCACCTCGGTCGAGACGGCCGAGAAGGCCATCGAGCCGCTCGGTCTGCCGATGTCCCCGCTGGTCCTCCTTGAGCTCGTCGGCCCGGCGATCGGTCTGCACGTCTCCGAGACCCTGAACCGCGCCTTCCCGGAGCGCTTCACGGTCTCCCCCAACCTGAAGGCCGTCGTCGAGGCCGGCAAGCGCGGCTTCTACGTCTACAAGCCCGAGAACGGCTTCAAGCCGGAGCTCGACCCCGAGGTCGCCGCCCTCCTCGTCCAGGGCGACTCCGTCCTGACCGAGGAGCAGGTCCGCGACCGCGTCCTGGACGCGGTGGCGCAGGAGATCGGCCTGATGCTGGAGGAGGGTGTCGTCGCCGAGGCGCAGGACATCGACCTCTGCCTGATCACGGGCGCGGGCTGGCCCTTCCACCTGGGCGGCATCACGCCGTACCTGGACCGTGAGGGCGTCTCCGAGCGCGTCAACGGCAAGCGTTTCCTCGCGCAGGGCGTGGCGAGCGTCCCGGCGTAA
- a CDS encoding acetyl-CoA C-acyltransferase produces MPRSVRDVVFVDGVRTPFGKAGPKGIYHETRADDLVVKAIRELLRRNPGLDPAQIDEVAIAATTQIGDQGLTLGRTAGILAGLPQSVPGYSIDRMCAGALTAVTSVAGSIAFGAYDAVIAGGVEHMGRHPMGEGVDPNPRFVSEKLVDESALFMGMTAENLHDRYPSITKQRADEYAVRSQEKAAKAYADGKIQQDLVPISVRRTDASTGETGWGLVTADEPMRPGTTLESLANLKTPFRVHGNVTAGNAAGLNDGATASIIASEDFARENNLPVKMRLVSYAFAGVEPEVMGYGPIPATEKALAKAGLSIEDIDLFEINEAFAVQVLAFLEHYGIADDDARVNQYGGAIAYGHPLASSGVRLMTQLARQFEENPQVRYGLNTMCVGFGMGATVIWENPHWEGK; encoded by the coding sequence GTGCCTCGTAGCGTCAGGGATGTCGTCTTCGTCGACGGCGTCCGCACCCCGTTCGGCAAGGCGGGCCCGAAGGGCATTTACCACGAGACCCGCGCCGACGACCTCGTCGTCAAGGCCATCCGGGAGCTGCTGCGCCGCAACCCCGGCCTCGACCCCGCGCAGATCGACGAGGTCGCCATCGCCGCGACCACGCAGATCGGTGACCAGGGTCTGACGCTCGGCCGTACGGCCGGCATCCTCGCCGGGCTGCCGCAGTCGGTGCCGGGCTACTCCATCGACCGCATGTGCGCCGGCGCGCTGACCGCCGTCACCTCGGTGGCCGGTTCGATCGCCTTCGGCGCGTACGACGCCGTCATCGCCGGTGGCGTCGAGCACATGGGCCGTCACCCCATGGGTGAGGGCGTCGACCCGAACCCGCGGTTCGTGAGCGAGAAGCTGGTCGACGAGTCCGCCCTGTTCATGGGCATGACCGCCGAGAACCTGCACGACCGCTACCCGAGCATCACCAAGCAGCGCGCCGACGAGTACGCCGTGCGTTCGCAGGAGAAGGCCGCCAAGGCGTACGCCGACGGCAAGATCCAGCAGGACCTGGTGCCGATCTCGGTGCGCCGGACCGACGCCTCCACCGGTGAGACCGGCTGGGGCCTGGTCACCGCCGACGAGCCGATGCGCCCGGGCACCACCCTGGAGTCGCTGGCGAACCTGAAGACGCCGTTCCGCGTCCACGGCAACGTCACCGCGGGCAACGCGGCCGGTCTCAACGACGGTGCCACCGCCTCGATCATCGCCTCCGAGGACTTCGCCCGCGAGAACAACCTCCCGGTCAAGATGCGCCTCGTCTCGTACGCCTTCGCCGGCGTCGAGCCCGAGGTCATGGGCTACGGCCCGATCCCGGCCACCGAGAAGGCCCTCGCGAAGGCCGGTCTGTCCATCGAGGACATCGACCTCTTCGAGATCAACGAGGCCTTCGCCGTCCAGGTCCTCGCGTTCCTGGAGCACTACGGCATCGCCGACGACGACGCCCGCGTCAACCAGTACGGCGGCGCCATCGCCTACGGCCACCCGCTCGCCTCCTCCGGCGTCCGTCTGATGACGCAGCTGGCCCGCCAGTTCGAGGAGAACCCGCAGGTCCGCTACGGCCTCAACACGATGTGCGTCGGCTTCGGCATGGGCGCCACGGTCATCTGGGAAAACCCCCACTGGGAGGGCAAGTGA